The Alkalibacter saccharofermentans DSM 14828 genome includes a window with the following:
- a CDS encoding ASKHA domain-containing protein: MDKKITVKFPLLNKSLEVEPGIKVSDACAIAGYPLNLVCGGKGTCKKCAVEIKEGGHLKKILSCRETVYDNMQIMLKEDVQKAQILTSSSLDEINFKPSIRSLLFKREELKTELGQNNWDVLHKLLGKEVEYPTLEIFQKMSFVYHNPEGINVILNKNKIIDIQPAGYSSKLYGIAFDLGTTSVVGYLYDLNENILIGIDSTLNKQTELGGDVISRIDQVINDKNKLSRLQQLAIDSLNQIVENLCRENEVTAKDIYHATLCGNSTMQHLILGFYPEHLGKAPFTSTTHGAVEAKGEILGLKISPMGIVSFLPLLGGFVGADTTAVLLSLPKDGKARLVIDLGTNGEIAVGKDTSYHVSSTACGPALEGAGIKHGMRGTDGAIEKVSMEDGKLSYQVIGNIKPQGICGSGVIDLMALLFSQGVINKRGAFVPIDKIVDNDLAARVVTREEQKVFVLAFKEESSLNEDIYFSQKDIRQVQLAKGAIYTGCVMLMEEYGIKGENLTEIIIAGAFGNYIDIEKAQSIGMLPWFKGVNVKSIGNAAGTGSQMYLLSEDKQNECNEIAENAVFVELANNKSFATQYMTNTYFTDLRLR; the protein is encoded by the coding sequence ATGGATAAAAAGATTACAGTTAAATTCCCTCTTCTCAACAAGTCGCTGGAAGTCGAACCCGGAATAAAAGTATCTGACGCATGTGCTATTGCAGGCTACCCGTTAAATCTTGTATGTGGCGGAAAAGGCACCTGTAAGAAATGTGCCGTGGAAATCAAAGAGGGCGGTCACCTTAAAAAAATTCTATCTTGCCGAGAAACTGTCTATGACAACATGCAGATCATGCTAAAAGAGGATGTTCAGAAGGCGCAAATCTTAACATCATCATCTTTGGATGAAATCAACTTCAAACCTTCAATCAGGTCTTTGCTATTTAAACGGGAGGAACTCAAAACAGAACTTGGACAAAACAATTGGGATGTTTTGCATAAATTATTAGGCAAAGAAGTAGAGTATCCGACTTTGGAAATATTCCAGAAGATGTCTTTTGTTTATCATAATCCTGAAGGAATAAATGTCATCTTGAATAAAAATAAAATCATCGATATCCAACCAGCCGGATATTCATCAAAGCTATACGGCATAGCCTTTGACCTTGGGACCACTTCCGTAGTAGGATATCTGTACGATCTTAATGAAAATATTTTAATAGGCATCGATTCTACCCTCAACAAACAGACAGAGCTTGGAGGAGATGTTATAAGCAGGATCGACCAAGTCATCAATGACAAAAATAAACTTTCACGATTGCAGCAGCTTGCCATTGACTCACTAAACCAGATAGTGGAAAACCTTTGTAGAGAAAATGAAGTCACAGCAAAAGACATATATCATGCGACCCTATGCGGAAACAGCACCATGCAGCATCTGATTTTAGGCTTTTATCCGGAACACCTTGGCAAGGCTCCTTTTACCAGCACAACCCACGGTGCGGTCGAGGCCAAAGGGGAAATCCTAGGCTTGAAGATAAGTCCAATGGGCATCGTCTCATTTCTCCCCTTGCTGGGGGGATTTGTGGGTGCAGATACTACAGCAGTGCTTTTGTCTCTGCCCAAGGATGGCAAGGCTAGGCTTGTGATAGATTTGGGCACTAACGGAGAGATAGCTGTGGGAAAGGACACCTCTTATCACGTCTCCTCAACGGCATGCGGTCCTGCTCTGGAAGGTGCAGGTATAAAACATGGCATGCGCGGAACTGACGGGGCAATCGAGAAGGTTTCTATGGAGGATGGCAAACTGTCTTACCAGGTAATAGGAAACATAAAGCCCCAAGGCATATGTGGCTCAGGAGTTATCGATTTGATGGCATTGCTTTTCTCACAGGGAGTAATAAACAAAAGAGGTGCTTTTGTTCCTATTGATAAAATCGTTGACAATGACTTGGCTGCAAGAGTCGTTACAAGGGAGGAACAAAAGGTATTTGTCCTGGCTTTTAAAGAAGAGTCTTCCCTAAATGAAGATATATATTTTTCTCAAAAAGATATACGACAGGTACAACTGGCCAAAGGAGCCATATATACAGGCTGCGTAATGCTTATGGAGGAATACGGAATAAAGGGTGAAAATCTTACAGAAATCATCATAGCCGGCGCTTTCGGCAATTACATCGACATAGAAAAAGCCCAATCAATAGGAATGCTCCCCTGGTTCAAAGGTGTGAACGTAAAATCTATAGGAAATGCCGCAGGCACAGGGAGTCAGATGTATCTTTTGTCAGAAGATAAGCAAAACGAGTGTAATGAGATAGCCGAAAATGCCGTCTTCGTAGAACTTGCAAACAATAAATCCTTTGCGACCCAGTACATGACCAACACATACTTCACAGATTTACGTTTGCGATAA